TTGTTTGCATAAGAGGTAATGTTCTAATGACATCCCTCCATAAACTCGAGTATGTGCTTCTATAACTTAAACTCTTAGTGTTATCTTGAATGTTATATTTACTTCTCAAAACCTTACACCAAAGAGCATTTGAATGGTTAATCATATTCCATCCTAACTTCATTAAACACACCTAATTTAAGACATTTAGGTCTCGTAAACCCGTGCCTCCAAGATACTTTGGCAGTGTGACTGTATCCCACGAGATGGCATgcaatttcatattttcatccgtaTTACCCCATACAAATCTTCTCTGCAGCTTATGAATTTGATCAATACAAGACCTAGGTAATTTGTTTGTCATCATAGGGTAAAGACGTATAGCTTCAATAACACTCTTAGCCAAAGTGAGTCTTCCAGGTAAAGCCAAACTGTTTTTCTTCCAACAACTGAGTTTAATAGCAACTTGATCCATAATATAATGACAATCTTGACTCTTAAGCTTTTTCCCACTTAACGGCAGTCCCAAGTACTTTCCAAAACTTTTCATGCTTCTGAAGTTTGTCATATGCTGaagttaagcttgcatgcttctaCTTACGTCATTAGAAAAAAGAATGCTAGTCTTTTCTTGACTTATCTCCTGTCCCGACATTTTGCAAAACCTAACAAGCATCTCCAAAACACACGTAATTTGATTCTCAAAAGCTtctccaaaaatcaaaagatcATCAGCAAACATGAGGTGAGAAACTATAGTTCCATTTTCCCCCAACTTGATTCCTTTCCATCTCTTGCTCTCTACTTCGTCTTCGATTAAGTGTGACAATTTATCCATGCACATGACAAACAAGTATGGAAACATAGGGTCACCTTGACGAATTCCCTTTTGCAGTCTAAAAAAATCATTTCTACTACCACTCCAATTTACGTTAGTTTCGACACTAGTGATTGCATGCATAATGACATTCAACATGTTTCCCGGAATTTGGATTTCACTTAAAATTTGCCAAATAAATTCCCAGCTCAATTTATCATAGGCTTTAGATAAGTCGATTTTAATCGCATACACACCTTTTTTCCCTTTCAACTAATCCATTGTATGCATGGCTTCCttagcaataataataataccatGTATAAGCCTACCAGGAACAAAACCTTGTTTGACAGGGAGATATTAGCTTATTCATGTGCTTCTTAAGCCTTCAAACCACGATTTTGCGCCCAAGGCTTTGAATATAGTATTACACAATGAGATTGGTTTAAATTGAGCCACTATCCTCAGGTTATCAATCTTAGGAATCAGACATATATTAGTTTTATTCACATGCACAATCTCACTCGGGTCTTCCTACAATCTACTAACGAAATTACAAACACTATCTCCTACAACCCCCCACGATTTTTGATAAAAACCCGTAGGAAACCCATCTGGTCCAGGAGCCTTCCATggtttcatataaaaaaaaatctatgtCACCATCCAACAGTCTAGAAAAGCTTGTAGTAGAATTCTTCCAGAAGGTCCAAGTACTCCCAATAGTGAAAAGCTTTTTGTAGTAGCCATTCACCCATTCTTTAGTCTAATTGAATGAAACTGCAAAttgattttacactgtcaatatattttaattaattttacttacttacttaaaataataaattttaataattataatacacTAATGATGATGCAAACTTTTTTACACCAAAAGTACGTAGCAATTAatctttaataaaaaatcataaatattttaagcaatatttatttctttttaaaaaatacattttttttaatttatttgagaaaaaatgacagaaatatcTCAAAATATTTCTAATATAGTCAACATTTTATTCATATACGTAAGGTTAACAATAAATCAAATCAACTATAGTTCAGAACTCGATTCAACAATTAAATCGTTAATCTAGATCCATGAATCGAATAAATTGAATATGAGCAAATTAAATCGTAGATCTAGGTCCATGAATCAAAtaagttgaatatgagaaaaaaaTTAAGTTCATTAATTAAATGAAGTGAagttgaactatacatagttcgactcgttagattcaggagtcaactcgattatatatgagaagaGTTATATTGTCTCTATGAGTAAGTTTAAGGATTcactccaaatcttaaccctacattttctttcaatttaacaattttaattgatcatttatatCCTCAAGTgagcaaaaatatttttaaaactaattatacaaataaaatcaacaccatataaataatgttttttaaaaaaatacttaaaaataatttaaaaataacttttaagtGCGGGAAACAGGTGAGTTGAACTTTACGAGTTGAACCGAATTCTTCGTGAATTAATAATTAATCGAGTTTAAACTTAAAAAGTCAAACTCAAACTATGTTTTGAGTTGAACCAGTTCTTTACAAGTCAGGCCGAATTGAAACGAGTTCGaatcgactcgactcatttccaccTACGTACATTTcacacataattattatttttatataatttatagattagattaaacttttttttatacattaacaatttttttatatatatttaaagtcaAAATGATTAATTAActgtttttctttatatttttttaatgtgaGTTACATgccattaaataaaataaattaatttctcTTCTACCTCGTTAAACCCTAGCGGCTCAAATCTGCCTCTTTGAGTTGAGCATTGCTGCTGCTTCACCTTCACCAAACAAACATGGCAGACAAGAAGCGGAAGGAGAGGGGCGACACCAAACGCAGCAGCCGCAACACCGTCACTAAGAAGTCGAAGAAAACTTCCGACACCCGCCGGAAAAAAACCGGTCCTCATTTACCTTCATCTCTGAAAAAACACATCGAAAGCTTAAACCCTACCCCCGTTGATATCGATGAAGTCGACAATGACGTATACGAATACGAAGAAGAATTACCCGAAGAAGAATCAAGGAAGAATAAGCGTTACGACCCTGTCGCCGTCAAAGATAATGACGACCTTTCTTCTGATTTCGAGGTTTCATGAAACCCTAGCATGTTTATCTTCAACCTAATTTACctatatttgttttttaattttttttagaattttgatTTCAGTATTCAAATAAATTCAGTATTTCATTTTCATGCTTTGGTGGTTGATTGTGTCCACTTGTGTTTATAGGATGAGAATGTGCTatctgatgatgaagatgatgatgatgattctggAGATGAAGATGGTGCGAGACATGCTAGGTTGATACAAAGAATTACTGGTATGAACTATGAACAAGGGTGTTCAACTTTTTCATATCATTGGTTGGTTGGTTTCTATAGTGACTCAAGTTTGTTTTATATGGTAATGTAGGGGAGACTATGATCAAGGATAAGGATACTGTTATTTCCGATTCTGAGCTATATCCAGAgtctgatgataatgataatccGAGTCGTGATGTTGTGGATGGTGATGGACTTGTTAGTATCAACGACCTCCTTGAGCCTCTTCGTGAAAAGCCTGAATTTGCAAGTGACTATGCAAAACTTCGGTTGAGAAATCAAGTTATCGAGAAGCATGCTAGAACTGTTCACGCACCGCTTCCGATGGCGGAACAAGCGAAGGTAGAGAGGAAGGTAGCGTATGAAATGTCGAAGAAAGAAGTTACTAAGTGGCAGCCTATTATTAAGAGAAATAGAGAGGCTCCTACTATTTTCTTTGATGAAAAAACAGATCTTGGGTTTTCAACTATAGGAGCTATAGCTTCTGAATTTGAACCCAGAACTGAACTCGAGAGGAAAATGGCTGCACTAGTTCAGAATGACAAGATTTTGGAAGCTCATAAAAATGATGGTTTTCGGCTTCTTGAATTAAACAAGGTATGAATGTTgtttataataattttagttgGTAATCGATTTTTACATTAATGATTGTAGTGAATCAAACTCAAACTTGAATTTGGTTGTTAAATTAATGGTTGTTGGATatactatttttcaataaattaCCTTTGAATAAGATTGTTGATCTTCCCTTTTTGATTGGAAAATCGTGACAGACATTACTGAGGAGAATTGCGGTGGCATGTTTTTTATAACTAATGACATTTTACGGTGGATATGGCGGCTTAAAATGACCTATTATTAGGTTTCCCTCATCAATGTAACTATTATTATTTAGGAGTAGAATAATAGAATATAATTTTCTTAGACTCTCTTTGGATTGATGAACGGAGTAGAGCGAATAGAACTTAATTAAATAGAGTGAAACAAAGTGGAATGAATCTGAGATTAGTTCATTCCATTCCTCCATTGCATATACACCCTAAATTTGGTGGAATGAAATTGAAGGATCGAATGGAATGGATTCCATTGTGTTCCATTTCACTCCATCCATTATTTGCTAGCTAATCCAAATAATGTAATCTGATTATTTATTTACCACTTCATTTCATCACATACCACCAATCCAAACATACTTAGGGTCCATTCGctagtatttttaattttaattatttttattttaaatatcaaatatatataaaaatatagatGTAACTGTCCAAAGCCCATTCCTCCAAAAGTCAACTTGAAAACAGACCTTTAGCAAAGTCCCATGCTCAATTCTTTATGCCAAAAAGTAATTGCTCCAACTGCATGCACTATGTAAGTTTCCTTTTACAAAACTTTATTATTATGACTGAATTTCCATTGTTTTTTGTTTATGATGCTTGATAGGTTTCTGTTGAAGATGAGAAGGAAAGACAAAACCGGAATGCTAAAATGCGGAGCCTTCTTTTTCGTAATGAACTGAAGGCAAAGCATGTTAAGAAGATAAAGTCCAAGACATATCATCGTTTGTTAAAGAAAGATAGACTGAAGGCAGAGTCTTCTCAACCTCAAATGGATCCAGAAGCTGCTAAGGAATATGCCATGAAGCAAGAGCGCCTGAGGGCCGAggtatacatatacatatattgtattattgaataaaagaagaaaattgtTCTTATTTACCCTTTTCTCACTTTCCAACTTGTTTTAGGAACGCATGACTTTGAGACACAAACATAAAAGTGCGTGGCTTCAGCGTAACATGCAACGTGGTTTAGATAAGCAGGATGAAGGAACTCGTGCTGCTGTGACTGAACATTTTCAAAGACACGAAGAGCTGACTAGAAAAATGAATACTATGGACAGTAGCAGTAGCAGCAGTGATGATTCCagttttgaagatgatgatgaagatggtgcTGATTCTGATTCGAATAAGGCTAACAAGATTTTGCAAAAAGCTAAACAAAAGACACTAGAAGTGTTGGAGGAAGATGATGAAATTCCCAAGTCGGGATTGCTATCTTTACCTTTTATGGTAATGGTTTATTCTTCCtctgttatttttattttcttgataaTAGTATTAGTTACCCAACCTCTGATGGCATGTAAATGTTCCTAATGCCCACAAAGACTATGAGTTAAACACTTTTTAAATGATTTGTTATATTGATACGGGAAAGGGGATCTCCAACTATGCGGAAGACATATCATTTA
The Vicia villosa cultivar HV-30 ecotype Madison, WI linkage group LG6, Vvil1.0, whole genome shotgun sequence genome window above contains:
- the LOC131610826 gene encoding uncharacterized protein C57A7.06, which produces MADKKRKERGDTKRSSRNTVTKKSKKTSDTRRKKTGPHLPSSLKKHIESLNPTPVDIDEVDNDVYEYEEELPEEESRKNKRYDPVAVKDNDDLSSDFEDENVLSDDEDDDDDSGDEDGARHARLIQRITGETMIKDKDTVISDSELYPESDDNDNPSRDVVDGDGLVSINDLLEPLREKPEFASDYAKLRLRNQVIEKHARTVHAPLPMAEQAKVERKVAYEMSKKEVTKWQPIIKRNREAPTIFFDEKTDLGFSTIGAIASEFEPRTELERKMAALVQNDKILEAHKNDGFRLLELNKVSVEDEKERQNRNAKMRSLLFRNELKAKHVKKIKSKTYHRLLKKDRLKAESSQPQMDPEAAKEYAMKQERLRAEERMTLRHKHKSAWLQRNMQRGLDKQDEGTRAAVTEHFQRHEELTRKMNTMDSSSSSSDDSSFEDDDEDGADSDSNKANKILQKAKQKTLEVLEEDDEIPKSGLLSLPFMRRGLEKRKEETLEEVNLTVQEYEDSMKKLEDSDGSEDPKVASTSGRRVFGMAKKAQIVDTGNKVKSDKFYDNSDSDDDLEVNRSGNIENQESDLPQNDIIDDLVLNQKGFDTRKESVFKNFDEIVKNPGPKTTYEVSIFASDKWNKAKNKNDKDTSIKKSSKLKEPVRPNVKNTENDQLAEDSDTDNEGQMVDGILTSASKLSYELPSQEELIRQAFAGDDVEDSFEKDKQDVLNEENPEPEKPLILPGWGQWSYVQEKKGLPSWVIKKQEDAQRKKEEAIKRRRDAQLKNVIISEKLSKKAEKLHTKTLPYPFTSKEVYDQNMRMPIGPEFNPATTIGLLNRPAVVKKPGVIIKPIEFEEVNPHDKSEHGFAENKFKKTKSKSSKSSKKSKN